The following proteins are co-located in the Vigna angularis cultivar LongXiaoDou No.4 chromosome 2, ASM1680809v1, whole genome shotgun sequence genome:
- the LOC108323244 gene encoding glutathione gamma-glutamylcysteinyltransferase 1: protein MATAGLYRRLLPCPPAVEFASSQGKELFLEAIHNGTMEGFYKLVSHFQTQSEPAFCGLASLSMVLNALAIDPGRKWKGPWRWFDESMLDCCESLEKVKVQGITFGKLVCLAQCAGAKVDSFRASHSSIDDFRKYVIKCSMSDECHVISSYHRAALEQTGNGHFSPIGGYHAGKDMALVLDVARFKYPPHWIPLKILWEGMNYVDEATGRTRGFLLVSRPHREPGLLYTLSCKHESWINIAKFLIDDVPLLLKSEDVKDVHQVVSIIVSSLPSKSEQFIKWVAEIRRREDGGPSLSTEEKARLAIKEEVLKQVQETGLFKYVASFLSNSCSRESPDDTDALPVIAASICCQGAEILAGKPWSQAGYSCQVTCMKCLKAEDDKPITMVSGTVVNGNTEQGVDVLIPSSSRKLCSNCSRTSNYMRMHPASTDVLTVLLLSLPSTTWTGIKDEQLLTEIHSLVSTENLPSLLQEEVLHLRRQLQLLKRCQEGKVDQDLGAPHS from the exons ATGGCGACGGCGGGATTGTACCGACGCCTTCTTCCTTGTCCTCCCGCCGTCGAATTTGCTTCCTCACAAGGCAAG GAACTTTTTCTCGAAGCCATTCACAATGGAACCATGGAAGGCTTTTACAAGTTGGTTTCCCACTTTCAAACACAGTCCGAGCCCGCTTTCTGCGGTCTCGCTAGCTTGTCTATGGTTCTCAATGCTCTTGCCATTGATCCTGGAAGGAAGTGGAAAG GGCCTTGGAGATGGTTTGATGAATCTATGTTGGACTGTTGTGAATCTCTAGAAAAGGTGAAAGTTCAGGGCATCACGTTTGGGAAGCTTGTGTGTTTGGCTCAATGTGCTGGAGCCAAAGTTGATTCCTTTCGTGCTAGCCATAGCAGCATTGATGATTTTCGTAAATATGTCATCAAGTGTTCCATGTCTGATGAGTGTCACGTTATCTCCTCATACCATAGAGCTGCCCTTGAGCAA ACTGGAAACGGTCACTTTTCTCCTATTGGAGGATATCACGCTGGAAAGGACATGGCACTTGTTTTGGATGTTGCACGATTTAAGTATCCTCCCCATTGGATCCCTCTTAAAATTCTCTGGGAAGGTATGAATTATGTCGACGAGGCTACTGGACGAACTAGAGG ATTCTTGCTTGTATCAAGGCCTCATAGGGAACCTGGATTGCTTTATACTCTG AGCTGCAAACATGAGAGTTGGATTAATATTGCAAAGTTCCTGATAGACGATGTTCCTCTTCTATTAAAATCAGAGGATGTCAAAGACGTTCATCAGGTTGTTTCAATTATAGTCTCATCACTGCCATCCAAGTCTGAACAGTTTATCAAGTGGGTGGCAGAGATCAGGAGGCGAGAGGATGGTGGTCCAAGTTTGAGCACAGAGGAGAAAGCAAGGCTTGCTATCAAG GAAGAGGTATTGAAACAGGTCCAGGAGACCGGCCTTTTCAAATATGTAGCTTCCTTTCTGTCAAATTCTTGCAGCAGGGAATCACCAGATGATACAGATGCGTTACCTGTCATTGCTGCAAGTATTTGTTGTCAAGGAGCAGAAATTTTAGCTGGGAAACCTTGGTCACAGGCAGGGTATAGCTGTCAAGTAACATGTATGAAATGCTTGAAAGCTGAAGATGACAAGCCAATAACAATGGTTTCTGGGACTGTGGTAAATGGTAACACTGAGCAAGGTGTTGATGTGTTGATTCCTTCTTCAAGTAGGAAATTATGTAGCAATTGCTCTAGGACAAGTAATTATATGAGGATGCATCCAGCTAGCACTGACGTGCTAACAGTGCTACTACTGTCCTTACCATCTACAACATGGACAGGCATCAAAGATGAGCAGCTTTTGACAGAAATACACAGTCTGGTTTCAACTGAAAACCTTCCCTCTTTGCTTCAAGAAGAG GTTCTGCATTTGAGACGTCAGCTTCAGCTTCTCAAGAGATGTCAAGAGGGTAAGGTTGATCAGGATCTTGGTGCTCCTCACTCTTAG
- the LOC108323248 gene encoding glutathione gamma-glutamylcysteinyltransferase 3: protein MCMASPGLYRRELPSPAIEFASPLGKKLFGEAHEQGTMEAFFKLISYYQTQSEPAYCGLATLSVVLNALAIDPGRKWKGPWRWFDESMLDCCEPLAQIKLEGITFGKVACLARCNGAKVEAFRSDKSSVDEFRKRVISCSQSEDSHVIVSYHRTPLNQTGIGHFSPVGGYHAERDMVLVLDVARFKYPPHWVPLTLLWEGMSTIDQATGLRRGYMVISRLNRAPSILYTVSCRHEGWSRVAKFLTEDVPQLLKSEDLKDVQEVLSVIFKPPPSELRRLITWIAEVRRQEDGNLTLSDEEKGRLALKADILEQIRTTALFKHVTRWLDSENSRSKTYANLGDEDTLAVLATGVCCQGADLLTGCGRLGLSGGKSCGQIEVKLLNVDSENPGTLVSGTVTTSGGSEEVEVLVPLCQREPSRLCLYNEGHCIEMHPSDADFLTVLLLALPLHTWSGFKEEKLRVEVLSLLATEDLPPLLQEEVLLLRDQLHFLMQRCGDV from the exons ATGTGCATGGCGAGCCCAGGTTTATACCGCAGAGAGCTACCTTCCCCTGCAATCGAGTTTGCTTCGCCCCTAGGCAAG AAGCTGTTCGGCGAGGCACACGAGCAAGGAACCATGGAAGCCTTCTTCAAGTTAATATCCTACTATCAGACGCAATCAGAGCCTGCATACTGCGGTCTCGCCACACTTTCCGTTGTTCTCAATGCCCTTGCTATTGATCCTGGAAGAAAATGGAAAG GTCCTTGGAGATGGTTTGACGAGTCCATGCTGGATTGCTGTGAGCCTTTGGCTCAAATTAAACTGGAAGGCATTACGTTCGGGAAAGTTGCGTGTTTGGCTCGATGCAATGGAGCTAAGGTGGAAGCCTTTCGATCGGATAAAAGCTCGGTTGATGAGTTTCGCAAACGTGTGATTTCGTGCTCTCAGTCTGAGGATTCTCACGTCATTGTATCTTACCACAGGACACCTCTCAATCAG ACTGGAATTGGTCATTTTTCACCAGTTGGAGGATATCACGCTGAAAGGGATATGGTCCTCGTATTGGATGTTGCTCGTTTCAAGTATCCTCCTCACTGGGTTCCCCTTACCCTTCTCTGGGAGGGAATGAGCACCATTGATCAAGCAACGGGACTTCGAAGGGG GTACATGGTTATTTCAAGGCTTAACAGAGCACCCTCTATACTTTATACTGTG AGTTGTAGACATGAAGGTTGGAGCCGTGTCGCCAAATTTCTAACTGAAGATGTCCCTCAACTTCTTAAGTCAGAGGATCTAAAAGATGTTCAGGAAGTGCTGTCTGTTATTTTTAAACCGCCTCCTAGTGAATTGAGACGGTTAATAACATGGATTGCTGAAGTTCGCAGACAAGAAGATGGAAATCTCACATTGAGCGACGAGGAAAAAGGAAGGCTTGCTTTAAAG GCTGACATACTGGAACAGATTCGAACAACTGCACTCTTCAAACACGTGACCAGATGGTTGGATTCTGAAAATTCACGTTCTAAAACATATGCAAACCTTGGTGACGAAGATACGCTAGCAGTACTTGCCACCGGTGTTTGTTGCCAAGGGGCGGATCTTTTGACTGGTTGTGGTAGGTTAGGTTTGTCAGGTGGAAAAAGCTGCGGTCAAATAGAGGTAAAACTTCTGAATGTTGACAGTGAAAATCCAGGAACATTAGTTTCAGGAACTGTTACAACTAGTGGTGGTAGTGAAGAAGTCGAAGTGTTGGTTCCTCTGTGTCAAAGGGAGCCAAGTAGGTTATGTCTTTATAATGAAGGTCACTGCATAGAGATGCACCCGTCTGATGCAGATTTCTTAACGGTACTTTTATTGGCCTTGCCCTTGCATACGTGGTCGGGTTTTAAAGAAGAAAAGCTGCGAGTGGAAGTTTTGAGCCTTCTAGCAACTGAAGATCTCCCTCCCCTACTTCAGGAAGAG GTTTTGTTATTGCGAGACCAACTTCATTTTCTCATGCAACGTTGTGGTGACGTGTAG
- the LOC108323225 gene encoding CRIB domain-containing protein RIC7, translating into MSNNNKVKGLLKGLRFISQMFDEKDSDIQIGHPTDVKHLAHIGWDGQGPSDNNPTWMNEFKSVPGNSSASHSRKGDIDHSKESNSSIQRASEDEEFSFADSMERSSRSVKGDERHSFESAKSKQHSNSTGNVRESQAKEKSDRPRRSKKSSKSSHQPHDSCQTSKDTDHDMHTGDISHQHEDSDLAPRKSRPKMSKEGSNVGGASSRGRSKCEGHGRRSSKLANKHESLQEDGHVETTKSTEDTGKSNLNGH; encoded by the exons ATGTCCAACAACAACAAGGTGAAGGGTCTCCTGAAAGGTTTAAGATTCATTTCTCAGATGTTCG ATGAGAAAGATTCAGACATTCAGATTGGTCATCCCACAGATGTAAAGCATCTAGCACACATTGGATGGGATGGCCAAGGTCCCTCTGACAATAACCCCACCTGG ATGAACGAGTTTAAATCTGTCCCAGGGAATTCATCTGCATCTCACAGTCGTAAAGGAGACATTGATCATAGCAAAGAATCCAATAGTTCAATCCAAAGGGCCTCTGAAG ATGAAGAGTTTTCTTTTGCAGATTCAATGGAAAGAAGTTCAAGATCTGTGAAAGGTGATGAGAGGCATTCGTTCGAGTCGGCAAAATCTAAACAACATTCAAATTCAACGGGGAATGTAAGAGAGTCTCAGGCAAAGGAAAAATCTGACAGACCAAGGCGTTCAAAAAAGTCATCAAAATCATCGCACCAACCGCATGATTCATGTCAAACATCGAAAGACACCGACCACGACATGCACACGGGTGATATTTCCCACCAACACGAAGACAGTGATTTGGCGCCTAGAAAGTCACGTCCCAAGATGTCAAAAGAGGGTTCCAATGTTGGTGGTGCCTCAAGCAGAGGAAGATCAAAATGCGAAGGCCATGGGAGACGTAGCTCCAAATTAGCTAACAAACATGAGTCTTTACAAGAAGATGGACACGTTGAGACAACAAAGTCTACAGAAGATACAGGAAAAAGTAACCTAAATGGACACTGA